GCAAATTCAGTAATTATTTATTAAGTTACTGCTGCGGATAATTGCGGTAAGTAAAATCAAAAATTTGCAAAGCCCCACCGTTATCACTAAACCTAACAAAACAACAATCAAAAATTTTAAACTGCTACCAATCAATAAAATGAATATTATAGAGTTAAACAACAAACAAATCAATTCTACTGACAATAAACAAAGCAAGATCTATGCTCAGTTTGGAGAATTGTTAAACGAATTAAGAAAAAGAGAAGCGCCTGAAAATATTGAAAAATCAGTAAATGACTTTGTTGATGAAATAAATTCTTCAACACTTACGGGAAATCAACTCACAAAACTTATAACACAAAAACAAACTTCACTTTTAAAACAAATTGAAAAAGAACTTAAGGTTGTTCCGAAAAACTATTACAGAAATTTGTGGATGTTATTTGGGTTTACAGGAATTGGTTTACCAATAGGAGTAGCATTTGGATTAAGCATCGGAAATATAGGTTTATTGGGAATAGGTTTACCAATCGGTATGGCTATCGGACTTGCTATTGGTGCTTCATTGGACAAAAAAGCTTTAACGCAAGGACGACAATTAAATATTGAAATAAAAAATTAGCTTTGATTTAGAAATAGAAAGCTAGACCTAAATCAATAGCTAATAAAATCGATTTTTATGAAATGGACATTTCTGATTGTTGTTTTTTTCATTCTGGCTTGCAATAGACAAATAAAATTTGACAAGAAGGATTGGGCAACTAGAGAAGATATGTTCCCTTGTGCTTGCCGGGAATTTATGGTTGAAGACTTAAAGAAAAATTATAAACTGACTGGAATTAGTGAAAAACAATTAATAAAACTGTTAGGCAAACCTGACTTAATCGATACCTCAATTATTTCATATGAATTAATAGTGGATTATGGATATGATATTGACCCAATTTATATAAAATCATTAGATTTCAAAGTTGACTCTAACAAAAACGTAATAAATTTTGAAATAAAGGAGTGGAAAAAATAAAGGAATATAATGGCTTTTTAAAGGCATTAAGGCAATCTTATTAATTTAATTTTTGGTTCTCTGTCCTTAACGTCATTGCGAGGCACGAAGCAATCTCTCTTGCAATGGGGCATAATAAAGAAAGGAGATTGCTTCGGACGATGAAAAATCGATCCTCGCAATGACGAATCTTCTTAACTTAAACTTATTGCCCTATGGTGCGAGCTGCAGCACCTATGAAAAACTGAACATTCATTTACAAAAAAAAAATCCCTGTATAGCAAGCTAACCAGGGATTTTCATATCAAACGAATTATTGCTATTTACTCAATTCAGCAAAATATTTATGGAACAATGGCAAAGTTTCAATGCCTTTGTAATAATTGTAAATATCATATTTCTCGTTAGGAGAATGTAAGGCATCGCTATCTAAACCAAAGCCAAAAAGCACAGATTTAATCCCTAAAACATCTTCAAACAAGGCTACGATAGGAATACTTCCACCACCTCTTGTTGGAATTGGCTTTTTACCAAAGCTATCTAAAATTGCTTTTTCTGCAGCACGATAAGCAACACTATCAGTTGGCGTAACAACAGGTTCGCCGCCATGATGTGGGGTAACTTTAACCTTTACATAATCTGGTGCAATGCTTTCGAAATGTTTAGTGAAAATTTCAGCTATTTCATCAGAATTTTGGTTAGGCACCAAACGCATAGATATTTTAGCATTTGCCTTACTTGGCAAAACGGTTTTAGCACCTTCGCCAATGTAACCACTCCAAATACCGTTAACCTCTAAAGTTGGTCTTGTACCCGTACGCTCTAAAGTACTGTAACCTTTTTCGCCCCAATCAGCTTTAATTTCTAAGTCTTCTTTATATTCTGTTAAGTCAAAAGGCGCTTCATTTAAGGCTTTCTTTTCTGCATCTGTTAATTCTACTACTTTATCATAAAATGCAGGAATAGTGATGTGGTTATTTTCATCGTGTAAAGAAGCAATCATTTTACATAAAATTGTTGCAGGATTGGCCACTGCACCACCATAAACACCAGAGTGTAAATCGCGGTTTGGACCAACAACTTCTACTTCCATATACGCTAAACCACGTAAACCAGTCTCAATTGAAGGGTTTTCCATACTAATCATAGAAGTATCAGAAATTAAAACTACGTCTGCTTTTAATCGTTCTGCATTTGCATTAACAAAAATACCCAAGTTTGCTGAACCTACTTCCTCCTCACCTTCAATCATGAACTTAACGTTACAAGCTAAAGTGTTGGTTTTCATCATCAACTCAAAAGCTTTAACGTGCATATAAAACTGACCTTTATCATCACAAGCGCCACGAGCATAGATTTTTCCATCACGAACTGTTGGTTCAAATGGAGGAGTTTTCCATAATTCTAACGGATCTGCAGGTTGAACATCATAATGACCATAAATCAACACTGTTGGCAAATTGGCATCAATTAATTTCTCTCCATAAACAATGGGATAACCAGCCGTTTCACAAATTTCAACTTTATCAGCTCCAGCATCCTTTAGTTTTTGAGCTACAAAATCGGCTGTTTTTAATACATCGTTTTTATATTTAGGATCAGCACTAACCGATGGAAAACGCAATAATTCAAACAACTCATCTAAAAAGCGTTGTTTATTCTCCTCAACATATTTCTTGATTTCTTGCATAACATATTTATTTTAGGCAAATATAGGTTTTTCAATAAAAGCATTGCGAAAACAATATGACCAAAAATTTGTAAACAAACTTTAACTAAAAGCAAATCAAGCTTATAAATAACATATAATATTTATATTTGTAGCTGGTTAGCTCTATTATGCGCTAGAAAATATTTTAAGGATGAGATTTCGGGCATTAGCGCTATGCTTTGCACTTTTATTAGGTTTTTCTATACATTCCTCGGCCCAAATTACAGGTGCGAGCTGTCCAGAATCTGCCAAATTTTATTCGAGAGATAGCGTAAATGTAATCACTTTTGGAGCTAGTACAGTTGCAGGCGTAAATGGCTTAGATTTCCAAACTTATTTAACCACCAATTTTCTTAATTGCTATACCAATAAAACCGTTAATATTCAGAAATACGGGGTCTTTGGCGAGACAACCACAAAAGGATTAGCACGCATAGACAATGCAATAGCTTACAAAACTGGTTTTATTGTAATTTTAATGGGAGCAAACGATGCGTTGGAAATAGAGGCTGGCCGACAAAAAATTGCAGAAACTGAAGCCAGCATGAGAACGCTTATTGTTAAATCGCTTAACCAGAATTTAGTTCCTATAGTTTGTACCATTCAGAATTTTGATGACAGAACAGATGCTCGATTAAGAAGAGTAAATTTGCAAGTGCTAAACATTAACAATTTATATAAAAAACTAGTTAAGGAATATGGTATTTATCTAGCTGATGTTAATGCTGTAATTCGCAGAGATTTTTCGCTTTATCAAGATATCGTACATCCTAATGCTCGTGGGAATAGGCTAATTAGTTTTGTGCTTTTTGATGTGATTAATAAAATTATTGCAGAACGATTTTTAGAATTCACCCTGACTCAGAACTATCCAAATCCTGGTAGAGAGAGAACTTCTATAGATATTGTAATGCCAGAAGCTGATAAAGTAGAACTTAAAATTTACAACCTTCAAGGTAATGTAGTGCAAACCGTATTAAATGAATATTTAAATACTGGCAAACATACCATTGAACTTAATCTAAGCCTCTTATCACCAGGCGTATACATCTATAGACTTGTCTCTTTATCAGGATTGCATACCGCAACAAGAAAAATGCTTGTTGTGCGCTAAGCGCATTGCGAATATCTATTCTTCATCGCTATATTAGTAACAAATCTAAACAACAATTTATGCAAGAATTTACCAATGAAACTTTCGACCTAGATAGTTTGCCAAAATATGAAGAAATTGTGCTTACATCACCAAATGCAAAATATTGGAATGTAATTGTCATTAATCTTTCCATCATTTTATTATTTATTGGCGGTGGATTGGCTACAATCTATTATTTTATTGAAGATGATAAACCAAAAGCGATTTATTTGATTGCCGGATATTTAGTTTTTTGTGCCTTGCTTTTTACCGTGCATAGGCTTAGCTTTAAAAAACGTGGTTATGCATTAAGGGAAAAAGATATAGTTTATAAAAGCGGCATTATAGCCGAAAAAACAACCATAGTTCCATTAAATAGAATTCAACATGTTGCATTAGACCAAGGAATAACCTCTAGGAGTTATGGATTGGCAACTTTACAAATTTTTACTGCTGGTGGTCAAACGGGTCATTTACATATTGCAGGTATTGAAGTAGAAAGAGCTAAAAACATTAAGGAAATATTACTGAGAAAGCTTGACCAGATTGAGAATTTAATTGAAAATCAATAATGAACTACGATTTCAGTCAACCCCAAAGACAATCGGCCGTTGGCATTATTATAATGGCTGCCAATACCCTACAACACTTGATTAGGGCATTAATTTTTCCGCTTATTTTTGCTTTTGCAAAGGTAGATAGCAAACACTTAGCTTATATCGGACTAGCGATACTTGTCTTGGTAGTCATTCTTTTTGTGTTCTCTTATTTCAATTATAGAAATTTTACTTTCTTTTTAGACGAACAAAAACAAGAGTTTATCATTAACAAAGGTATTTTCAATAAAACACAATTAACTGTTCAGTTAGATAAAATTCAACAAGTAAATATTAACCAAAACTTGTTGCAAAAAATTATAGGTATTTATGGTTTAAAAGTAGATACAGCAGGTAGCGAGGGACAAGAAGTTAGTATTAAAGCGATCGATGAAAAGATTGCAAATAGCTTAAGAGAGCATTTATTAAGCAGAAAAAGTGTTTTAGCTAATGAAACATCAACAAATGAAACTGCTACCATTCAAGAAGATGTTCCTTTCTTGAAAGTAAGTTTGGGCACCTTGTTTAAAGTTGGTCTCACCTCAAACTATGGCAGTACAATTGCCTTATTGATTGCATTCATTTATCCATTGATTCATAATGCGAAAGAATTTTTAAAGGCATTTGATATGGATGAAGGCCAAGTTGAAAATGCTGTAGAAAGTTTATTCACGCTTTTCTCTATAGGTATTTTAGTGGCAGTAATTTTGTTCTTGATATTAGCCATTAATGTAATTAGAACCTTTGTTAAATATTTTGAATTTCATATCAGCAAACACAAACATTCTTTATTAATATCTCACGGTTTATTTGCTAAGAAAAACACTTTGTTAAGTCCGAATAAGGTTCAGATTACTTCATATAGTCAGAATTATTTTCAAAAGAAGATGAATTTGCTGAACATGAATTTGAAACAAGCATCATCTGGTGTAGCCAAAGATGGAAAAAACTTAGAAAGTAATAACCTATTAATACCTGGTTGTAATCCTAGTGAAAGAGATGAACTGATTAAAATGATCATGGGAGAAATTCCTGCAAAGGGTAAAATGTTCATTCCTGATTGGAGATTTTTAAACTTACCCATCTTTTTTAGGGTGGTTTTCCCTATCGGGATATTTATGATATTTTGGAGCTTTATACCTGAGTTTAAACCTTATTATCCAGCGGCTATCATCTATTTTTTAATGGCAGTGCCGATGATTTACATCAGTTATAAAAGACACAGAATAACAGTTAATAAAGAATTTATCGTCAAAAGGAGTGGCATTTGGGATGTTAAAAATTCATTGCTTTTTCCTCATAAAATACAAGCAATTACTACGTTTCAATACCCTTGGCATAAAGGTGTTGATGTTGGTCACGTTAATTTACACACTGCTGCTGGTGTAATCCATTTTAAATACGGCAATTACACTGAAATTAAAAAGCTGGTAAATTATTGGCTGTATCAGATTGAAAGTGGTAGTGAAGAGTGGATGTAGTTAAAAAGCAAAAAGACTAAAGCTGAAAGACCAAAGTAGATATAAAGCAAATCTATTTTTATGAAAATTTAATTTAAATAGGTATAAATTAGCATCTACTTTGACAAAATTCTAAGCACTCTGCCTTTATTTTGTCAATTTAAACCAATGAAAAACTTCGAATGGTGCGTGGGGACACGAACCAAGGCAAAAGAATTAAATCTTGAAGTTTAAAATCATAAGCGTAAATTAGTGGCATAGAATGACATTTTGATGGACAAAATTGAAGCATTAGATTTACAAATACTTCCTACCACTTTACTTTCTGATTATCTTAATCAACTCAATGAAGATTTAGAAAACAAATTCAATAAACTAAAGAACAGCGAGTTAGATGTAGCTAATTTTAGTTTTTACACTTCTGTTTCTGCTGTTTTTTCCTCAAAGATTGAAGGAGAAGATATTGAATTGGATTCTTACATTAAGCACAAACGCTTAGGTGCTCATTTTTTACCTGACTATACCAGAAAAATAGACGACCTATACGACACTTATGTTTACGCACAGCAAACAAGCTTAAATCAATCAAGCGTAAAAAAAGCTCATATACTACTTACTAAGCATATCCTTCAAAAACCACAACAAGGCAAGTTGAGAAAAGGAAATATGTTTGTAGTAACGAAAGATGGTAAAATCGAATACGTTGCCGTTTCTCCAGAAAAAGTTGAAGAGGAACTAGTTAAGTTTTTTGAAGACATTGAGAAATTAATTCAAATTGAACTTACATTTAATGAAACTATATTTTTCGCATCACTGATACATTTGGTTTTTGTAAAAATCCATCCTTTTGAAGATGGAAATGGTAGAACAGGTCGACTATTAGAGAAATGGTTTTTATCAGAAAAACTTGGAGAGAAAGCTTGGTTAATACCTTCTGAAAGAAATTATTACGAGCAACACCAAGCTTATTACAACAACCTTAGAAAGCTAGGAATAGAATACGAAGAACTCGATTACACAAAAGCTTTACCATTTTTGTTGATGTTGCAGAGTTCGATTTGATAGGAATTATGCGATAGTGCAACTGGACATAATTGCACAGCCCCAACCACTTTAAACCTTGGCGAAGCGGTTTCCCGATTCTTCATCGGGATTAGCGAAAGCAAAGGACTAACATTGCCATGATACACAGTTTTTGCTTTTCAAAAGATTTTGATTTCTATTTATCCACAAGTCTGTGAAAAAGATTAAGATTTCTTATTTTTGAAGTTCAAAAAGAAGGAACGGATTTGGATTATTTAGCAGGATTAAACCCACAACAGAGAGCAGCAGTAGAAAACACCCAAGGACCAGTAATGATTGTTGCAGGTGCGGGTTCGGGCAAAACGAGGGTTATCACTTATAGAGTTGCACATTTAATAGAAAAAGGTGTTGATGCCTTTAACATTTTAGTTTTAACCTTTACCAATAAAGCTAGTAAAGATATGCGTGAGCGTATTGCAAAAGTGGTTGGTAATGAAGCTAAAAACATTTGGATGGGAACTTTTCACTCTGTTTTCGCTAAAATTCTACGTGTTGAAGCTGAAAAAATTGGTTATCCAAGCAACTTTACTATTTACGATACAGATGATAGTAAAAGTTTAATTCGAAGCATCTTAAGAGAAATGCAGTTAGATGATAAATTATATGCTGCAAATGTGGTTTATAATCGTATCTCATCAGCTAAAAATAATTTAATTTCTGCTAGTGAATATTTAGAAAATAGTCAAATACAAGCTGAAGATGCTGGCAATAAACGTCCGCTTTTAGGCTTAATTTACGATACTTATTCGAAACGTTGCTACAAAGCTGGCGCAATGGACTTTGATGATTTATTGTTTAAAACCAATGTGTTATTAAAGAATCATCCAGACGTTTTAAATAAATACCAGCATAAGTTTAAATATTTAATGGTAGATGAGTATCAGGACACTAACTTTTCTCAATACACCATTGTTAAAAAACTAGCTGCCTTAAACGAGAATATTTGCGTGGTTGGTGATGATGCGCAAAGTATTTATGCTTTTCGTGGCGCTAACATTCAAAACATCTTAAACTTCGAACGCGATTATCCTGATTTGAAGGTTTATAAACTAGAGCAAAATTATCGTTCTACGCAGAACATAGTTGAAGTTGCCAATAGTATTATTGCCAACAACAAAAATCAGCTGGAGAAAAATGTATTCTCTGAAAATGAAAAAGGGGATAGAATTAAGATTTCGAGGGCTTTTTCTGATAACGAAGAAGGAAAATTAGTTGCAGAAGCAATTGTTCAAGACAGATTAAATGCTGGAATAAGCTATAAAGATTTCGCGATTTTATACCGTACCAATGCGCAAAGTAGGGCGATGGAGGAGGCTTTACGTAAGTTAAATGTCCCTTATAAAATATACGGTGGTTTGTCTTTTTATCAACGCAAAGAGATTAAGGATTTAATTGCTTATTTCCGATTAACTTTTAATCCAGCAGATGAGGAAGCGATAAAACGTGTAATCAACTATCCGAGAAGGGGTCTGGGAGATACAACAGTTGAGAAAATATCAGCTGCTGCCGACCAACACGATATTACGATGTGGCAGGTTATCTGTAATCCGCAACAATATATACAAGGTAGAATTGCAAACCAGTTAAATGATTTTGCAGTAATGATTCAAAGTTTCGCAGCCGAATCTAAAAAGTTGGACGCTTACGAGACAGCCTTATATATAGCTCAACATTCGGGCATTTTAAAGGAATTACATACTGATGATAGCGTTGAAGGTCGTTCTCGTTATGAAAATATACAGGAGTTATTAAACGGTATTAAGGAATTTGCCGAACGTGAGGACATTGAAGATAGAAGTTTAGCAATTTTTATGCAGGACATCGCTTTGCTAACTAATGATGATAACGACAAAAACAAAGACGCTGATACGGTTTCTTTGATGACCATTCACTCTGCAAAAGGTTTAGAGTTTAAGAATGTTTTTATCGTTGGATTGGAAGAAAACCTCTTCCCTTCTCAAATGTCTTTAACATCTAGAGTAGATTTGGAAGAAGAACGCCGATTATTTTATGTGGCCATAACTCGTGCTGAAAAGAAACTAACCATTACTTACTCTACTTCTCGTTATCGCTGGGGAACTTTAACTTCTTGTGAACCAAGTCGATTTATCAATGAGATTAACCCTTCTTATTTGGAATTAGAAGTGGTTAAGCCTGCTAAAAGTAGCTTCGGTGAAAATAGTTTTGATAGTGAACGCAAAACTTGGAGTCAGCAGCGTGAATTTACTCCTAAGCCTACAACCAGCACAACTGTTATTAGACCAAAAACTACCTCTATTTTACCAAAAGCTCACGTACCAACTGCTGGTTTTGCGCCAAATGCTGCAAATGAGTTTCAGAACGGAATGGATGTAGAACACGAAAAATTTGGTTTTGGAAAGATTGTAAACTTAGAAGGAATATTGCCAGATGTAAAGGCAACAGTGTTTTTTCAAGGTTTGGGTAACAAACAATTGTTGTTGAAGTTTGCGAAGTTGAGGATTGTGAAGTAGGTTTTTAACCGCAAAGTTTAAATGCGGAGTCATGCTCAGCTTGTTCCGATAGCTATCGGAAGGGCATCGTAATGCGTATGTAGGTCAAGTTAAACCACAAAGACAAAAAGAACACAAAGGTTTAGTCCACGTTATGGTCAGCCTGACTGGGCATCGTAATGCGTAGACAGGTGAAATTAAAACCGCAAACAAGCAAAGCTCGCAAAGACTAAGGGCATCGTCATACTCAGCTTGTTCCGATAGCTATCGGAAGGGCATCATAATGCTGATGTAGGAAAATTAAAACAAGCCTTTTTACCGCATTACGATTCCCGTTTTCACGGGAATGACGAACTTTCCAATAATTTCCATATCTTTGATTTATTAAGGGCTTCAGCATTTCGATGAATTCTTAACCAAAATTTCTCATATTAAGTAATGGATTGTTTCTCAAACATTTACTTTTTGTTTTGGTTATTTCATAATGTGCCCAACAATAACTAATTTTCAATAATTAATTTATTCAATGAATTTCGATTATAATACAACTCGTAGCGATTTGATTTTGGCCGAATATGGTCGTAATGTACAAAACATGGTAAAGTACATTATCGATTTGCCAACTAAAGAAGAACGCAATAAATATGCACAGGCAGTTATAGATTTAATGGGTTTTTTAAATCCACATTTACGCGACGTAGCCGATTTTAAACATAAACTTTGGGACCATTTGCACATCATTTCAGACTATAAGATTGATGTTGACAGCCCATATCCCAAACCGACACCCGAAGAAGCTAGATTTAAACCTGCTCATATTGGTTATCCTCAACAAAAAATTAGGTATAAACACTATGGTAAAACCGTCGAGAAGCTAATTGAAAAAACGATTGAGGAAGAAAACCCAGAACGTAAAGCCGCTATGGTGCAGGGTGTTGCAAACTTTATGAAAATGGCTTATGTTCAATGGAATAAAGACAATGTTTCTGATGAAGTGATTTTCAAAAACTTACGTGAGCTATCTGGAGGTATGTTAGAACTTGATGAAAATGTAAACTTGCAAAAAGTTGAATTTAGACCTCAAGTAAACAGACCAAGCAATAACAATCGTGGTCGCCAGAATAACAATAACAAAGGTCGCCAAAATAACAATGGTGGTCGCCCACAACAGAAAAACAATAACCCAAAACAAAGATATTAAAGACATATTCGTCTATCGAAAAACGTTGAGATTGCCTGCCTGCCGCAGGCAGGCTTCGTGCCTCGCAATGACGGATTTATTTAGAAAAATATGAATGCATTTGAAATTATAGGTGGTAAAAAATTAAAGGGAGAAATTACTCCTCAAGGCGCTAAAAATGAAGCCCTACAGATTTTATCAGCTGTTTTATTAACAGACCAAAAAATTACCATCAGTAATATTCCAGATATTAAAGATGTAAATAAACTGATTGAATTGTTGGGTGATTTAGGTGTAATTGTGGAGCGTATCAACAAAGACACTTATACTTTTGAAGCAAAAGATATCAATCTCGATTTTTTCGAATCTGATGTTTTTAAGGCAAAAGGTGGTGGTTTACGTGGTTCAATTATGATTGTTGGTCCGTTGTTGGCTCGTTTTGGTAAAGCTGCAATCCCTAAACCAGGTGGTGATAAAATTGGCCGTCGCCGTTTAGACACACACTTTATTGGTTTCGAAAAACTAGGTGCAAAATTTATTTACGACTCTAAAAAAGCTTTCTTTAATGTAGACGCTACTAATTTAAGAGGTGCATATATTTTATTAGATGAAGCTTCGGTAACCGGAACAGCAAATATTGTAATGGCTGCTGTTTTGGCAAAAGGTACTACAACCATTTACAATGCTGCTTGTGAGCCTTATTTACAACAATTATGTAAAATGTTAAATAGAATGGGTGCTGATATTAAAGGTATTGGCTCTAATTTGTTAACTATTGAAGGTGTTAAAAAACTAGGTGGCACAGAACACAGAATGTTGCCAGATATGATCGAAATTGGTTCTTTCATCGGCCTTGCTGCTATGACAGAATCAGAAATAACCATTAAAAATGTTTGTTATGATGAGTTAGGCGTAATACCAGAAGTTTTCAAAAAATTAGGTATTAAATTAGAACGTAGAGGCGATGATATCTATGTTCCTTCTCAAAAACATTATGAAATTGATACTTTCATTGATGGTTCTATTTTAACAATAGCCGATTCTCCATGGCCAGGTTTCACGCCAGATTTATTAAGTATTGTTTTAGTTGTGGCAACACAAGCTAAAGGAAATGTGCTTATCCACCAAAAAATGTTCGAAAGTCGTCTATTCTTTGTAGATAAATTGATTGATATGGGTGCACAAATTATTTTATGCGACCCACACCGTGCAACCGTTAATGGTATCGACAAGAAATATCAACTTCGTGGTATCAGTATGACTTCTCCTGATATCCGTGCAGGGGTTTCTTTATTAATTGCGGCTTTATCTGCAGAAGGAACGTCAACAATTTATAATATTGAGCAAATTGAGCGTGGTTACCAAGATATAGATATTCGTTTACGTGCTTTAGGCGCACAAATTAAACGTGTAGAAGGTAGCGGGCCAAGCCATTAAGCTTAGTCATTAGTTCATTTGTTCATTGGTAAGACCGATGAACAAATGAACCAATGAACTAATAAACTATTTAACCAGAAATAGCTTCAATAATATCGTACTGCGTTATAATTTCTATTTTCCCTTGCTCATCTTCTACCAAAACAGCACTAACATCTTTATTAATCATCGATGAAATTTTATCGATTGAAGTATTCAAGTCAACAAATGGTAAAGAAGCAGTCATGATATCTTTAACAGGACTCGATTTTAAAGAAGGATTTTCTAACAACGAATCCAATACATTACTCTCGGTAACTTTGCCAATAACCATTCCTTGTTGCGTAACTGGCAATTGAGAAATACTTAAAGTCTTCATGATATTAATAGCTTCAATAATTGTTTTTTCACAATCTAATGTAACAACCTCTTGATTAGAACGTTTAGCTAAAATAGAACGAGCCGTTAACTTTTCATCTTTTAAGAAACCCCGTTCACGTAACCAATCTTCGTTATACATTTTACCCATGTAACGACTGCCATGATCATGGAAAATAACCACAACCACATCTTCTAGTTTCAATTTATCTTTTAATTGCAACAAGCCAGCGATAGCAGAACCTGCAGAGTTACCCGCAAATATTCCTTCTTTACGAGCAATTTCACGAGTCATTAAAGCGGCATCTTTATCTGTTACTTTTTCAAATAAATCGATGATATCAAAATTTACGTTTTGTGGTAAAAAATCTTCGCCAATACCTTCAGTGATGTATGG
The sequence above is drawn from the Pedobacter frigiditerrae genome and encodes:
- a CDS encoding PH domain-containing protein — encoded protein: MNYDFSQPQRQSAVGIIIMAANTLQHLIRALIFPLIFAFAKVDSKHLAYIGLAILVLVVILFVFSYFNYRNFTFFLDEQKQEFIINKGIFNKTQLTVQLDKIQQVNINQNLLQKIIGIYGLKVDTAGSEGQEVSIKAIDEKIANSLREHLLSRKSVLANETSTNETATIQEDVPFLKVSLGTLFKVGLTSNYGSTIALLIAFIYPLIHNAKEFLKAFDMDEGQVENAVESLFTLFSIGILVAVILFLILAINVIRTFVKYFEFHISKHKHSLLISHGLFAKKNTLLSPNKVQITSYSQNYFQKKMNLLNMNLKQASSGVAKDGKNLESNNLLIPGCNPSERDELIKMIMGEIPAKGKMFIPDWRFLNLPIFFRVVFPIGIFMIFWSFIPEFKPYYPAAIIYFLMAVPMIYISYKRHRITVNKEFIVKRSGIWDVKNSLLFPHKIQAITTFQYPWHKGVDVGHVNLHTAAGVIHFKYGNYTEIKKLVNYWLYQIESGSEEWM
- a CDS encoding dipeptidase, producing MQEIKKYVEENKQRFLDELFELLRFPSVSADPKYKNDVLKTADFVAQKLKDAGADKVEICETAGYPIVYGEKLIDANLPTVLIYGHYDVQPADPLELWKTPPFEPTVRDGKIYARGACDDKGQFYMHVKAFELMMKTNTLACNVKFMIEGEEEVGSANLGIFVNANAERLKADVVLISDTSMISMENPSIETGLRGLAYMEVEVVGPNRDLHSGVYGGAVANPATILCKMIASLHDENNHITIPAFYDKVVELTDAEKKALNEAPFDLTEYKEDLEIKADWGEKGYSTLERTGTRPTLEVNGIWSGYIGEGAKTVLPSKANAKISMRLVPNQNSDEIAEIFTKHFESIAPDYVKVKVTPHHGGEPVVTPTDSVAYRAAEKAILDSFGKKPIPTRGGGSIPIVALFEDVLGIKSVLFGFGLDSDALHSPNEKYDIYNYYKGIETLPLFHKYFAELSK
- a CDS encoding GDSL-type esterase/lipase family protein, whose product is MRFRALALCFALLLGFSIHSSAQITGASCPESAKFYSRDSVNVITFGASTVAGVNGLDFQTYLTTNFLNCYTNKTVNIQKYGVFGETTTKGLARIDNAIAYKTGFIVILMGANDALEIEAGRQKIAETEASMRTLIVKSLNQNLVPIVCTIQNFDDRTDARLRRVNLQVLNINNLYKKLVKEYGIYLADVNAVIRRDFSLYQDIVHPNARGNRLISFVLFDVINKIIAERFLEFTLTQNYPNPGRERTSIDIVMPEADKVELKIYNLQGNVVQTVLNEYLNTGKHTIELNLSLLSPGVYIYRLVSLSGLHTATRKMLVVR
- a CDS encoding ATP-dependent helicase, whose translation is MDYLAGLNPQQRAAVENTQGPVMIVAGAGSGKTRVITYRVAHLIEKGVDAFNILVLTFTNKASKDMRERIAKVVGNEAKNIWMGTFHSVFAKILRVEAEKIGYPSNFTIYDTDDSKSLIRSILREMQLDDKLYAANVVYNRISSAKNNLISASEYLENSQIQAEDAGNKRPLLGLIYDTYSKRCYKAGAMDFDDLLFKTNVLLKNHPDVLNKYQHKFKYLMVDEYQDTNFSQYTIVKKLAALNENICVVGDDAQSIYAFRGANIQNILNFERDYPDLKVYKLEQNYRSTQNIVEVANSIIANNKNQLEKNVFSENEKGDRIKISRAFSDNEEGKLVAEAIVQDRLNAGISYKDFAILYRTNAQSRAMEEALRKLNVPYKIYGGLSFYQRKEIKDLIAYFRLTFNPADEEAIKRVINYPRRGLGDTTVEKISAAADQHDITMWQVICNPQQYIQGRIANQLNDFAVMIQSFAAESKKLDAYETALYIAQHSGILKELHTDDSVEGRSRYENIQELLNGIKEFAEREDIEDRSLAIFMQDIALLTNDDNDKNKDADTVSLMTIHSAKGLEFKNVFIVGLEENLFPSQMSLTSRVDLEEERRLFYVAITRAEKKLTITYSTSRYRWGTLTSCEPSRFINEINPSYLELEVVKPAKSSFGENSFDSERKTWSQQREFTPKPTTSTTVIRPKTTSILPKAHVPTAGFAPNAANEFQNGMDVEHEKFGFGKIVNLEGILPDVKATVFFQGLGNKQLLLKFAKLRIVK
- a CDS encoding Fic family protein; the protein is MDKIEALDLQILPTTLLSDYLNQLNEDLENKFNKLKNSELDVANFSFYTSVSAVFSSKIEGEDIELDSYIKHKRLGAHFLPDYTRKIDDLYDTYVYAQQTSLNQSSVKKAHILLTKHILQKPQQGKLRKGNMFVVTKDGKIEYVAVSPEKVEEELVKFFEDIEKLIQIELTFNETIFFASLIHLVFVKIHPFEDGNGRTGRLLEKWFLSEKLGEKAWLIPSERNYYEQHQAYYNNLRKLGIEYEELDYTKALPFLLMLQSSI
- a CDS encoding DUF4290 domain-containing protein; protein product: MNFDYNTTRSDLILAEYGRNVQNMVKYIIDLPTKEERNKYAQAVIDLMGFLNPHLRDVADFKHKLWDHLHIISDYKIDVDSPYPKPTPEEARFKPAHIGYPQQKIRYKHYGKTVEKLIEKTIEEENPERKAAMVQGVANFMKMAYVQWNKDNVSDEVIFKNLRELSGGMLELDENVNLQKVEFRPQVNRPSNNNRGRQNNNNKGRQNNNGGRPQQKNNNPKQRY
- a CDS encoding PH domain-containing protein is translated as MQEFTNETFDLDSLPKYEEIVLTSPNAKYWNVIVINLSIILLFIGGGLATIYYFIEDDKPKAIYLIAGYLVFCALLFTVHRLSFKKRGYALREKDIVYKSGIIAEKTTIVPLNRIQHVALDQGITSRSYGLATLQIFTAGGQTGHLHIAGIEVERAKNIKEILLRKLDQIENLIENQ